In a genomic window of Sulfuriferula nivalis:
- a CDS encoding IS91 family transposase → MIRLAHIVATYAAKLLAQHGHHLLPSQQAALTAFQTCRSQMSPRMQLACDDCQTPSYLPHSCGHRHCPHCQAHESQRWIDQQLHKSIPANYFMLTFTVPAQLRTLAWQHQRVMYDLITRCAWETVNTFSQNDNKLRGSAGAVTVLHTHNRRLDYHPHVHLVMPAVAFNPKQRRMRHKHGNYLFNHKALAKVFRAKLLAGIRQAGLTLPNDYPTDWVVDCKAVGTGQHALIYLGRYLYRGVIQEKDILSDRHGQVTFRYRNSQTKQMETRTLSGVAFLRLILQHILPKGYRRARNFGYLHPNSKLLTQLQLTHLWRRNNPPPAQPRPAIRCQCCGGVMKIVRTRIKAIPLATSAPSIKREHRADDTGWETMR, encoded by the coding sequence ATGATCAGACTGGCGCACATCGTAGCAACCTACGCAGCTAAACTGCTTGCACAACACGGTCATCACCTATTGCCCAGCCAGCAAGCTGCCTTAACCGCCTTTCAAACCTGCCGTAGCCAGATGAGCCCGAGGATGCAACTTGCCTGTGATGATTGTCAAACACCCAGCTACCTGCCACATTCCTGCGGTCATCGGCATTGCCCGCATTGCCAGGCGCACGAATCACAGCGCTGGATAGACCAGCAATTACACAAATCCATCCCCGCCAACTACTTCATGCTCACCTTCACCGTGCCCGCCCAGTTGCGCACACTGGCCTGGCAACATCAGCGCGTCATGTATGACTTGATCACACGCTGCGCGTGGGAAACAGTCAACACCTTCAGCCAAAACGACAACAAGCTGCGCGGCAGCGCAGGGGCGGTGACTGTACTGCATACCCATAACCGCCGACTGGACTATCACCCCCATGTGCATCTCGTCATGCCCGCTGTCGCCTTTAACCCCAAACAGCGACGCATGCGTCATAAACACGGCAACTACCTGTTTAACCACAAAGCCCTGGCCAAAGTATTTCGTGCCAAATTACTGGCAGGCATCAGACAAGCAGGACTCACCCTGCCAAACGATTACCCGACCGATTGGGTGGTGGATTGCAAAGCCGTCGGCACTGGACAGCACGCTCTGATCTACCTTGGGCGCTATCTGTATCGGGGGGTGATACAGGAGAAAGACATCCTCTCCGACCGGCATGGTCAGGTCACCTTCCGTTACCGGAACAGCCAAACCAAACAAATGGAAACCCGTACCTTGAGTGGTGTAGCCTTCCTGCGACTGATACTGCAACACATTCTGCCCAAAGGCTACCGCCGCGCCCGCAACTTTGGCTACCTGCATCCCAATAGCAAACTACTCACCCAGCTACAGCTGACCCACCTATGGCGACGGAACAATCCGCCGCCAGCGCAACCCAGACCAGCGATACGTTGCCAATGTTGCGGTGGGGTGATGAAGATAGTGCGCACACGTATCAAAGCGATACCGCTAGCCACATCAGCCCCATCTATAAAACGGGAACACAGAGCAGATGACACAGGGTGGGAGACCATGCGCTAA
- a CDS encoding IS3 family transposase (programmed frameshift) yields MKTTRFSDNQIMQILKLAEAGTPVPTLCREHGMSSATFYKWRAKFGGMDASMMARLKELEDENRRLKKMYAEERLKAEIVSEALGKKVVKPSLRREMAVLVVQTRQISISTACAAFNISETCYRYQAKLSSENALIADWLIRLTTNQRNWGFGLCYFYLRNTKQFRWNHKRVYRIYRELELNLRIKPRRRLVREKPEALAVPTQINEVWSMDFMHDQLADGRCIRLFNVIDDFNREGLCIDVDFSLPSERVIRSLEQIIEWRGVPKVIRCDNGPEYISNMTKEWAEQRGIKLDFIQPGNPQQNAYIERYNRTVRYDWLAHYLFDTVEEVQNFATAWLWTYNNERPNTAIGGIPPKHKLAMAA; encoded by the exons ATGAAGACTACCCGATTTAGTGACAACCAGATTATGCAGATATTGAAGCTGGCGGAGGCAGGCACGCCAGTGCCTACACTATGCCGAGAGCACGGCATGAGTTCAGCGACATTTTACAAATGGCGCGCCAAATTTGGCGGCATGGATGCCTCCATGATGGCCAGGCTCAAAGAGCTGGAAGACGAGAACCGTCGGCTTAAAAAGATGTATGCTGAAGAACGCCTCAAAGCCGAAATCGTTTCAGAGGCGCTTG GCAAAAAAGTGGTGAAGCCATCTCTGCGCCGCGAGATGGCTGTGTTGGTAGTGCAAACTAGGCAAATCAGCATCAGTACTGCCTGCGCTGCCTTTAATATCAGCGAAACCTGCTATCGCTATCAGGCTAAGCTGTCGTCAGAGAATGCCCTCATCGCCGACTGGCTGATACGTTTGACCACCAACCAACGCAACTGGGGGTTTGGCTTGTGTTATTTTTACCTGCGTAATACCAAACAGTTTCGTTGGAACCACAAGCGGGTTTACAGAATATATCGCGAGCTGGAATTGAACCTACGCATCAAACCCAGACGTCGTCTGGTACGGGAGAAACCAGAGGCGCTTGCCGTACCAACACAAATCAACGAAGTCTGGTCAATGGACTTCATGCACGACCAGTTAGCGGATGGCCGCTGTATCAGGCTATTCAACGTCATTGATGACTTTAATCGTGAAGGTTTGTGTATTGATGTGGATTTCTCGCTGCCGTCAGAACGTGTGATTCGGTCACTGGAACAAATCATCGAATGGCGTGGCGTACCCAAGGTGATTCGATGTGACAACGGCCCTGAGTACATCAGCAATATGACTAAGGAATGGGCTGAACAGCGGGGTATCAAACTTGACTTCATTCAGCCAGGCAACCCCCAGCAGAATGCTTATATCGAGCGCTATAACCGCACAGTGCGCTATGACTGGTTGGCGCATTACTTGTTCGATACCGTCGAGGAAGTGCAAAACTTTGCGACAGCTTGGTTATGGACTTACAATAACGAACGACCAAACACGGCGATTGGCGGTATCCCGCCTAAACACAAACTCGCTATGGCCGCTTAA
- a CDS encoding surface-adhesin E family protein: MHTLKSLFALVVLVFTSDLSLAAQPNWVAITPDNGDWLDTASAKHVDGKLLVWIIHNMAKAEIYPYARPGVMYGTTFYKSITELDSIDCKAGKLATLQTAFYTEENMKGEFLGSTTTPDAAVLFSYPIPGVIPPLITAVKSRG, translated from the coding sequence ATGCACACGCTCAAATCTCTATTTGCACTCGTAGTTCTAGTCTTCACCTCAGACTTGTCGCTTGCCGCGCAACCGAACTGGGTCGCCATCACACCTGACAACGGCGACTGGCTTGATACAGCCTCCGCCAAGCATGTCGACGGAAAGCTTCTTGTTTGGATCATCCACAACATGGCAAAAGCAGAGATATATCCATATGCACGTCCAGGAGTGATGTACGGAACAACGTTCTACAAAAGCATTACTGAACTTGACTCAATTGACTGCAAGGCTGGAAAGCTGGCCACGTTGCAAACCGCTTTCTACACCGAAGAAAATATGAAAGGTGAGTTCCTCGGTAGCACCACGACACCAGATGCCGCCGTCTTATTTTCGTACCCGATACCAGGGGTAATCCCCCCATTAATAACCGCAGTTAAAAGTAGAGGTTAA
- a CDS encoding glycoside hydrolase family 15 protein: MNSSIEKLEQYYQQVTRIILSRQNPITGLLPASTAITAHGDYTDAWVRDNVYSILAAWGLGLAYRRLDENAGRTVLLEQSVVKLMRGLLIAMMRQSAKVERFKQTQDPLDALHAKYDTSTGDPVVGDDEWGHLQLDATSLFLLMLAQMTASGLRIVFTTDEVNFVQNLVHYIGRAYRTPDYGIWERGNKINHGIAEINSSSVGMAKAALEAMNGFNLFGAGGGQASVVHVVPDEVARCRITLESSLPSESLSKEVDAATLSVVGYPAFAVEDTALVETTINEVVTKLEGRYGCKRFLRDGHQTVIEDHNRLHYEPEEMLQFEHIECEWPLFFTYLLLYHLFRGNDTQARIYRDKLENLLVAHDGNMLLPELYRVPADRIDAERRNPHSQEREPNENVPLVWAQSLYILGALIQDGLLDAADIDPLGRRLRIGRQRGRRVQFALLADTPDVQQRLEEQGIKSETRNEILPIEVHDAASLAQAYCQLGRNPRLGLSGRPLRLLRGLATSTVYTFEGRRMLFQPQFMNRHDFYLSLDNGMLVERLKMVLAYVSKQWDALGRPLVVLVVNEHMLKDKGSTALLQFMDECREGQVGSTPVQLGRVANFLPTAGRERIDVLHGYRFPDGRGTTEDRPCAAILPGTGHSYMQADEPVQTETLDDAELITLMTSNADLQVQFDSLHQLTLRHSLDFDTGLHDATDHPVHVRDLLEEVYLRACEARNWRLIRLSAAILGKQEINLEGAATEIIVHQMALSVSRSYSSRSTFRRPMGAEELLQAIREFNPDDLRAQILTQELIFNLGLLLRSHPAYFENMTLIRTGQLLQLIAVRLRPESRLSINQGLDELMEMPPHQLARTVRDVLTHYQDAKATLLQQELMHVSSDSSGMVTVKFDSSMDPDLANITDWHEWRYAQGNLGRYSEGFFEGVWDIVNQSGGLVIGDQWNPKLCLDHFLCANMTRGEKQFRDRVTHILNKVPAPDSLQLYKEALQVLMIVMRKSSNLKIADTLYLDVIIGHAVRLAWSQRHPENATEDYEQHRGNAWREFYLDPPSKVANHIMVALTYLLYSNISGTI; this comes from the coding sequence ATGAACTCATCCATCGAAAAATTGGAGCAATATTACCAACAGGTCACACGGATTATTCTTTCCAGGCAGAACCCGATTACTGGCCTGCTACCCGCCAGCACTGCCATTACCGCTCACGGCGACTACACTGATGCCTGGGTGCGCGACAATGTTTACAGCATATTGGCCGCATGGGGTTTAGGTCTTGCCTACCGCCGCCTCGACGAAAACGCGGGACGCACTGTGTTGCTTGAGCAGAGCGTGGTCAAGCTGATGCGTGGCCTGCTGATTGCCATGATGCGACAATCAGCCAAGGTGGAGCGTTTCAAACAGACTCAGGATCCGCTCGATGCTCTGCATGCTAAGTACGACACCAGCACTGGTGATCCAGTGGTGGGCGATGATGAATGGGGTCATCTGCAACTTGATGCCACCTCGCTGTTTCTGCTGATGCTGGCACAGATGACGGCTTCTGGTCTGCGTATTGTGTTCACCACTGACGAAGTCAATTTCGTGCAAAATCTTGTGCACTATATCGGCCGCGCCTATCGCACGCCAGACTATGGTATCTGGGAACGGGGCAATAAAATCAATCACGGTATCGCCGAGATCAACAGCAGTTCAGTGGGTATGGCCAAGGCAGCGCTGGAGGCAATGAACGGATTCAATCTGTTTGGCGCGGGTGGCGGACAGGCATCGGTGGTGCATGTCGTACCCGATGAAGTGGCACGCTGCCGTATTACACTGGAATCCAGTCTGCCCAGTGAATCTCTTTCCAAGGAAGTGGATGCGGCTACACTCAGCGTGGTTGGCTACCCGGCTTTTGCAGTAGAAGATACTGCACTGGTGGAAACGACTATTAACGAGGTGGTGACCAAGCTGGAAGGCCGTTATGGCTGCAAACGTTTCCTGCGTGACGGTCACCAGACGGTCATCGAAGACCACAACCGACTGCATTACGAGCCTGAGGAGATGTTGCAGTTTGAGCATATTGAATGTGAATGGCCGCTGTTTTTCACCTACCTGCTGCTTTATCATCTGTTCCGTGGCAACGACACCCAGGCCAGAATTTACCGCGACAAGCTGGAAAATCTGCTGGTAGCACACGATGGCAACATGCTGTTGCCTGAGCTGTACCGCGTACCAGCAGATCGCATTGATGCCGAACGCCGCAATCCCCATAGCCAGGAAAGGGAACCAAATGAAAACGTGCCGCTGGTCTGGGCACAGAGTCTCTACATCCTCGGTGCGCTAATTCAGGATGGCCTGCTCGATGCAGCCGACATTGACCCACTTGGCCGACGTTTGCGCATCGGGCGGCAGCGTGGTCGGCGGGTACAGTTTGCCCTGCTGGCAGACACACCCGATGTTCAGCAACGTCTTGAAGAACAAGGCATAAAGTCAGAAACCCGCAATGAAATTTTGCCTATCGAGGTACATGATGCGGCCTCTCTGGCGCAGGCTTACTGCCAGCTTGGCCGCAACCCGCGCCTGGGTCTCAGCGGTCGTCCGCTAAGGTTGTTGCGCGGACTGGCTACCAGCACTGTCTACACTTTTGAAGGCCGACGCATGCTGTTTCAGCCACAATTCATGAACCGGCATGATTTTTATCTGAGTCTGGATAATGGGATGCTGGTAGAGCGCCTGAAAATGGTGCTCGCCTATGTCAGCAAGCAGTGGGATGCGTTAGGCAGGCCGCTGGTGGTGCTGGTGGTTAATGAACACATGCTCAAGGACAAAGGCAGCACAGCCCTGCTCCAGTTCATGGACGAGTGCCGCGAGGGTCAGGTAGGCAGTACGCCTGTGCAGCTTGGCCGGGTTGCAAATTTCCTGCCAACAGCTGGGCGTGAACGTATCGACGTACTGCACGGCTACCGCTTCCCCGATGGCAGAGGCACTACCGAAGATCGCCCATGTGCTGCAATATTGCCAGGCACAGGCCATAGCTATATGCAAGCAGACGAGCCTGTGCAAACCGAAACACTGGACGATGCTGAACTGATAACACTGATGACCAGCAATGCTGACCTGCAAGTCCAGTTTGACAGTTTGCACCAGCTAACATTGCGACACAGTCTTGACTTTGACACTGGTCTGCACGATGCGACAGATCACCCCGTGCATGTCCGCGACCTGCTAGAGGAGGTTTACCTGCGCGCCTGTGAGGCTCGTAACTGGCGTCTGATCCGCCTCAGTGCAGCAATACTGGGCAAGCAGGAAATCAATCTGGAAGGCGCCGCCACTGAAATCATTGTGCACCAGATGGCGCTCAGCGTATCGCGTTCCTACAGCAGCCGCTCCACCTTCCGCCGACCTATGGGCGCCGAGGAACTCCTGCAAGCCATCCGCGAATTCAACCCTGACGATTTGCGTGCCCAGATTCTGACGCAGGAACTGATTTTCAATCTGGGGCTGTTGCTGCGCTCACATCCAGCCTATTTTGAGAACATGACCCTGATCCGTACTGGGCAACTGTTACAGCTGATAGCGGTACGATTACGCCCGGAATCGCGCCTGTCTATTAACCAGGGGCTGGATGAACTGATGGAAATGCCGCCGCATCAACTGGCCAGAACTGTGCGTGACGTACTCACTCACTATCAGGATGCCAAAGCTACGCTGCTGCAACAAGAACTCATGCATGTATCGTCTGATTCCAGCGGCATGGTGACGGTAAAATTCGACAGCAGCATGGATCCGGATCTGGCCAACATAACTGACTGGCATGAATGGCGTTATGCCCAGGGTAACCTTGGCCGTTATAGTGAAGGATTTTTTGAAGGCGTCTGGGATATTGTTAACCAGAGCGGTGGCCTGGTAATCGGAGACCAGTGGAATCCCAAACTCTGTCTCGATCATTTTCTTTGCGCCAACATGACGCGTGGCGAAAAGCAGTTCCGTGATCGCGTCACTCACATTCTTAACAAGGTACCCGCCCCCGACAGCCTGCAACTTTACAAAGAAGCGTTACAGGTGTTGATGATAGTGATGCGCAAGAGTTCCAACCTGAAAATTGCTGATACGCTATATCTTGATGTTATCATCGGCCACGCGGTACGATTGGCCTGGAGCCAGCGTCACCCGGAGAATGCCACCGAGGATTACGAACAGCATCGCGGCAATGCCTGGCGTGAATTCTACCTTGACCCACCATCCAAAGTAGCAAACCACATCATGGTAGCATTAACCTATCTGCTGTACAGCAACATATCGGGAACCATATGA
- the glk gene encoding glucokinase — MNHILAGDVGGTKTVLSLYQIEHGTSGNVSLTAIHKATFASADYPEFEQLITTFMADAPAIQPAAACLGIAGPIANQRCNATNLPWLIDAQVLSSQFGIADVYLINDLEAAAYGMVHLSANEFIELNPQAVPQSGHAAVIAAGTGLGQAIMAWDGQRHIVLPSEGGHCDFAPNTAEEDALLVFLRARFSGHVSGERILAGAGFGNLYDFLCDSGYATPNPVIEAEMMQTDRNAVISSHGLTNDDPLCAEALRLFVRIYGSEAGNLALKCLPRGGLYIGGGIAPKIRQALESGVFMQGFLDKGRMSRAIQHIPVRLSLNPEAPLLGAAHMAAFRLQQA, encoded by the coding sequence ATGAACCATATACTCGCAGGAGACGTAGGTGGCACCAAGACGGTGCTGAGCCTGTATCAAATTGAACATGGCACGTCGGGTAACGTGTCGCTGACAGCAATCCACAAGGCGACCTTCGCCAGTGCCGATTACCCGGAGTTTGAACAACTCATCACCACCTTTATGGCTGACGCACCAGCAATCCAACCCGCAGCTGCCTGCCTTGGCATTGCCGGACCAATTGCGAACCAACGCTGCAATGCGACCAATCTGCCCTGGTTGATCGACGCTCAGGTGCTGTCCAGCCAATTTGGCATTGCCGATGTATACCTGATCAACGATCTTGAAGCCGCTGCTTACGGCATGGTGCATTTGTCCGCAAACGAGTTTATCGAGCTTAATCCGCAAGCTGTGCCACAATCCGGTCATGCCGCAGTCATAGCCGCAGGCACTGGCCTGGGACAAGCCATCATGGCCTGGGATGGACAGCGTCACATCGTACTCCCCAGCGAAGGCGGACATTGCGATTTTGCCCCCAACACTGCCGAGGAAGATGCCTTGCTCGTGTTCCTGCGTGCTCGCTTCAGTGGTCATGTCAGCGGCGAACGTATCCTCGCTGGTGCTGGCTTCGGCAATTTATACGATTTCCTGTGTGACTCTGGGTATGCCACCCCTAATCCAGTTATCGAGGCAGAAATGATGCAGACAGATCGCAATGCTGTCATCAGTAGCCACGGACTCACAAACGACGACCCGCTATGCGCTGAAGCGCTACGCCTGTTCGTGCGTATTTATGGTAGCGAGGCGGGTAATCTTGCCCTAAAGTGTCTGCCACGCGGTGGGCTTTACATAGGTGGTGGCATCGCTCCAAAAATCCGTCAGGCGCTGGAATCGGGTGTTTTCATGCAGGGCTTTCTCGACAAAGGGCGCATGTCCCGTGCTATCCAACACATTCCAGTGCGCCTGTCACTGAACCCCGAAGCACCGTTGCTCGGCGCAGCACACATGGCCGCTTTTCGTTTGCAGCAGGCTTGA
- a CDS encoding HD-GYP domain-containing protein translates to MSKQPPNAQYISPQQLCIGLYIHLDLGWMEHSFASSHFKIKNQQQIDDIRKLGLKRIRYDPAVSDVKPIPIEDSPPPPVITETWNAEEEAVLAEKQSRIEQLKSIQNNIARVEHSFVRSVDTVRNITRDIYSRPAEAYAETNTLINKMLSCMVDHSDILIHAMGNHLGNNIYFHSMNVTVLSLMLAKSLGFSNTDMQDLGMAAMLHDIGKHDIPHKILAKTEPLTKAEQTIVEQHSGLGAAAAKKMGLSNAASLAILLHHEYVDGSGYPRQLTGDKMTPISRVLSLVNAYDNLCNPANGSPGLTPAEALSRMFIKQRAKFDDEMLNAFIKGLGVYPPGSLVRLSNDLVGLVLCVNSSNPMKPDVLIYDADTPKNEAVILQLANEPEIKITKSLRVAELSHETVEYLNPRTHVTYGMDTKTKSNSY, encoded by the coding sequence ATGTCAAAACAACCACCAAACGCTCAATATATTTCTCCTCAACAATTATGTATTGGGCTATATATTCATCTTGATCTGGGCTGGATGGAGCATTCATTTGCTTCCAGCCATTTTAAAATCAAAAATCAGCAGCAAATTGACGATATCCGCAAACTCGGATTAAAGCGCATACGCTATGATCCAGCGGTGAGCGACGTAAAGCCCATACCAATTGAAGATAGTCCTCCACCTCCGGTGATAACTGAAACATGGAATGCGGAAGAAGAAGCCGTTTTAGCGGAAAAACAATCCAGAATTGAGCAGTTAAAGTCCATACAGAACAATATCGCCCGAGTCGAACACTCGTTTGTTCGATCCGTCGACACCGTCAGAAATATCACACGTGATATATATTCCAGACCTGCAGAAGCCTATGCGGAAACCAATACGCTAATTAACAAAATGTTAAGCTGCATGGTCGACCATAGCGACATACTCATACACGCTATGGGGAACCACCTGGGTAACAATATTTATTTTCACTCTATGAATGTGACCGTGCTGAGCCTGATGCTGGCGAAATCATTAGGTTTCAGTAACACGGATATGCAAGATCTGGGCATGGCAGCGATGCTGCACGATATTGGCAAACACGATATCCCACATAAAATACTGGCGAAAACCGAACCGCTCACTAAAGCAGAGCAAACGATAGTTGAACAGCATTCTGGACTTGGTGCGGCTGCCGCCAAAAAAATGGGGTTATCAAATGCTGCCTCACTAGCCATACTGCTACACCATGAATATGTTGATGGCAGTGGTTATCCTCGCCAGCTGACTGGGGATAAAATGACGCCGATTTCACGTGTCTTATCGCTAGTTAATGCTTATGACAACTTATGCAATCCAGCTAATGGTTCGCCCGGATTAACGCCCGCTGAAGCATTGTCTCGCATGTTTATTAAACAGCGCGCGAAGTTTGATGATGAGATGCTTAATGCCTTTATCAAAGGGTTGGGAGTATATCCACCTGGCAGTTTAGTGCGACTGTCTAATGACTTAGTGGGGCTGGTTCTATGTGTAAATTCGTCCAACCCAATGAAACCGGATGTATTGATTTATGATGCTGACACACCAAAAAATGAAGCGGTGATACTGCAACTTGCCAACGAACCGGAAATTAAAATCACCAAAAGTTTACGTGTGGCAGAATTGTCACACGAAACAGTTGAATATCTCAATCCACGTACGCATGTAACATACGGTATGGATACAAAAACCAAATCCAATTCGTATTAA
- the gcvPB gene encoding aminomethyl-transferring glycine dehydrogenase subunit GcvPB — protein sequence MLIFEHSRPNRAAHAQMPAHAADTSDLPAYLLRTDVPLLPQASEMDVVRHYTRLSQKNFSIDTQFYPLGSCTMKYNPRACNSLAMLPGFLARHPFAPAATGQGYLESMYELQEMLKDVTGMAGVSLAPMAGAQGEFAGVAMIRAYHDSRGDTARREIIVPNAAHGTNPATAVMCGYTVREIPTDKEGDVDLEALKAAVGPHTAGLMLTNPSTLGVFEKQIQDIQKIVHDAGGLLYYDGANLNAILGRVKPGDMGFDVIHMNLHKTFSTPHGGGGPGAGPVGVATRLLPFMPVPVVTKENDQYRLLVEGDIPATIGRMSANHGNAGVLLRAYIYARMLGAEGMHRVSEFATLNANYLLKELQQAGFDIAFPTRRASHEFIITLKKLKDETGVSAMDFAKRLLDYGYHAPTTYFPMLVPECLLIEPTETESKETLDGFVVAMKTILAEAYATPDLVKGAPYTQPVRRLDDVKAARELDLVWRQSEV from the coding sequence ATGCTGATATTTGAACATTCCCGTCCTAATCGCGCTGCTCACGCACAAATGCCTGCACATGCTGCTGATACTAGCGACCTGCCTGCCTACTTGTTACGTACAGATGTGCCGCTATTGCCACAAGCCTCAGAAATGGACGTCGTGCGTCATTACACCCGTCTGAGTCAGAAGAATTTTTCCATAGATACGCAGTTCTACCCGCTGGGTTCCTGCACCATGAAATACAACCCGCGTGCCTGTAACAGTCTGGCGATGTTGCCAGGCTTTCTTGCGCGCCATCCGTTCGCACCAGCAGCAACTGGTCAAGGTTATTTGGAATCTATGTATGAGCTGCAGGAGATGCTCAAAGATGTCACTGGTATGGCGGGTGTTTCGCTGGCACCGATGGCGGGTGCGCAGGGTGAATTTGCTGGTGTGGCGATGATACGTGCTTACCACGACTCGCGTGGCGACACCGCACGTCGTGAAATTATCGTGCCCAATGCAGCGCATGGTACCAACCCTGCAACTGCCGTGATGTGCGGCTATACCGTGCGTGAGATACCTACGGATAAAGAAGGCGACGTTGATCTGGAAGCGTTGAAAGCGGCAGTCGGGCCACATACGGCTGGCTTGATGCTCACCAATCCATCTACACTGGGAGTATTTGAAAAGCAGATCCAGGATATCCAGAAGATAGTGCACGATGCAGGCGGTTTGCTGTATTACGATGGCGCAAACCTGAATGCGATTCTAGGACGAGTTAAGCCAGGTGATATGGGTTTTGATGTGATCCACATGAATCTGCACAAAACCTTTTCAACCCCGCACGGCGGTGGCGGTCCAGGTGCGGGTCCGGTGGGTGTCGCTACCCGTTTGTTACCGTTCATGCCTGTGCCTGTGGTGACCAAAGAAAATGATCAGTATCGTTTGCTGGTAGAAGGTGACATACCCGCCACCATCGGTCGCATGAGCGCCAATCATGGCAATGCAGGCGTGCTGTTGCGTGCTTACATCTATGCACGCATGCTGGGCGCAGAAGGCATGCACCGCGTGTCTGAATTTGCCACACTGAATGCCAACTACCTGCTGAAAGAATTGCAGCAAGCGGGCTTTGATATTGCATTCCCCACCCGTCGTGCCAGTCATGAGTTCATTATTACCTTGAAAAAACTCAAAGATGAAACTGGTGTCAGCGCGATGGATTTCGCCAAGCGCCTGCTGGATTACGGCTACCACGCACCGACTACGTATTTCCCTATGCTGGTGCCAGAATGCTTGCTGATCGAGCCGACCGAGACCGAATCCAAGGAAACGCTGGATGGTTTCGTCGTTGCTATGAAAACTATCTTGGCAGAAGCTTATGCAACGCCCGATCTAGTTAAAGGTGCGCCCTATACTCAGCCTGTACGTCGGTTGGATGATGTAAAAGCGGCACGTGAGTTGGATCTGGTGTGGCGTCAGAGCGAGGTTTGA